The Swingsia samuiensis genome contains the following window.
TGTTTGGATCAGATCTTTGCGCTTGAAGTCATCAATAAAGACGGCGCGTTGTTCAAGTTCTTCAACCCAGTCATCCACAGAGCGGACGATAAAATCACCCGGTGCAAGGAAGCGATGCCCTTCTGAAAGGTTGGAAGACTTTAAGCCGTGGGCTTGGTCGTTTTCACGTGCAAGAGAGAAGGGGACGACATGCCCATCCAGAATGCAGGTAATTTTGCGAAGAGGGCGCACCCACGTGAAGTTTGACTCAACACCCCACCGCATGGATTTTGGCCATGGAAATTTCCATAATAGTTCTGGAACGGCTTCACTGATGCGGCTCTCAGCACTGATGGGAGGGAGGTCTTTGTGTAAAATCCAGAACCCATCTTCCAGTTTTAACTGATCACGTGTGGCACTATGTTTGCGCATAAAGCCTTCAAGGGCTTTTTCTGGCGCATTTTCACGAGGGCCACGTTCTGATAGCGTTCGTGCAGGAACTTCTGCATCAATATTCATTGCCGCTGCGATGCGGCGAGCGCCATAAAAGGTCTGGATATTTGTAGGGTTTAACCCCTCAAGCGCTTTTGCAAGTAGGGAGCCGAGATCTTCCGCCGCTTTGGCTTGCATGCCGGCTGGAATTTCTTCACAGAATAATTCGAGTAATAATTCAGCCATTGGACGTCTCCTCTTCACCAGCCAACCATGCTTCACAAGCCGCTTTTGCCAATGCACGAACGCGCCCAATATAGGAAGCACGTTCAGACACTGAAATGACGCCTCGCGCATCAAGAAGGTTAAAAAGGTGAGAAGCTTTGAGGCATTGATCGTAAGCAGGTTGGGCAACGCCTGCTTCCGATAGCTTCATTGATTCTTTTTCTGCATCATTAAAATGCGTTAGCAGCATTTGAGTATCTGCGAGTTCAAAATTATAGCGTGAATAATCTTGCTCGGCCCGTAAGAATACATCCCTATATTTTAAACCTTGCCCATTGAAGTCGAGGTCATAAACGTTTTCAACGCCTTGCACATACATAGCCAAGCGCTCTAGCCCATAGGTTAACTCGACAGAAGGCATGACGGTTGGGATGCCGCCTACTTGTTGGAAGTATGTAAATTGTGTGACTTCCATTCCGTCACACCATACTTCCCACCCTAAGCCCCATGCGCCGATGGTTGGATTTTCCCAGTCATCCTCCACGAATCGAATATCATGTTTTTCTGGATCGATGCCAATGGCCCGATAGCTTTCTAAAAGGAGGCGTTGGCTGTCCTCTGGGGTAGGTTTTAAGAGAACCTGATATTGATAATAGTGCTGTAAACGGTTGGGATTATTTCCATAACG
Protein-coding sequences here:
- a CDS encoding glycine--tRNA ligase subunit alpha translates to MSENRPLSFQDLILRLHQFWSQKGCAILQPYDLEVGAGTLSPHTTLRALGKTPWAAAYVQPSRRPSDGRYGNNPNRLQHYYQYQVLLKPTPEDSQRLLLESYRAIGIDPEKHDIRFVEDDWENPTIGAWGLGWEVWCDGMEVTQFTYFQQVGGIPTVMPSVELTYGLERLAMYVQGVENVYDLDFNGQGLKYRDVFLRAEQDYSRYNFELADTQMLLTHFNDAEKESMKLSEAGVAQPAYDQCLKASHLFNLLDARGVISVSERASYIGRVRALAKAACEAWLAGEEETSNG